The following DNA comes from cyanobiont of Ornithocercus magnificus.
CGATGCTATGTGGCTCTGCTTTCAAGAACAAAGGTGTCCAGCTACTTCTTGATGCTGTTGTCGACTATCTACCCGCCCCAGTTGATGTGCCGCCGATTCAGGGGCTTCTACCAGGAGGTACCGAAGCAGCTCGGCCATCCGATGATCATGCACCTTTTAGTGCCCTGGCCTTCAAGGTTATGGCTGACCCCTACGGAAAGCTAACCTTTGTGCGGATGTACTCTGGTGTACTTCAGAGAGGTAGTTATGTCCTTAACTCAACTAAAGATGTCAAAGAGCGCATCTCACGTCTAGTTGTATTAAAGGCTGATGATCGCGAGGAGGTTGATGAGCTGCGTGCTGGAGACCTAGGAGCAGTACTCGGCCTCAAGAACACTGCAACTGGCGACACACTCTGCACTGCTGATGAACCAATTGTCCTGGAAACACTGTTTATCCCAGAACCAGTTATCTCAGTTGCTGTAGAGCCTAAAACTAAGGGCGATATGGAAAAACTTTCAAGAGCTCTACAAGCTCTATCTGAGGAAGATCCTACTTTCCGAGTCAGCACCGATCAAGAAACCGGACAAACAGTTATTGCTGGCATGGGCGAGTTGCATCTGGAGATTCTAGTAGACCGAATGCTACGTGAATTCAAGGTCGAAGCTAATATCGGTGCACCTCAAGTCTCTTACAGGGAAACTATCCGTGCAGCAGCAAAGGGTGAAGGTAAGTTTGCACGCCAGACTGGCGGCAAAGGTCAATATGGGCATGTTGTAATTGAAATGGAGCCTGGCGAGCCTGGATCAGGTTTTGAGTTTGTTAATAAAATTGTTGGTGGGGCTGTTCCCAAGGAGTACATAGGCCCTGCTGAAGCTGGTATGAAAGAGACTTGCGAGTCGGGTGTAATTGCAGGTTATCCCTTGATTGACGTCAAAGTCACCATGGTAGATGGTTCTTACCATGATGTTGACTCATCTGAGATGGCTTTTAAGATAGCCGGCTCAATGGCTTTTAAGGACGGCGTGAAGAAGTGCAATCCCGTACTCCTTGAGCCAATGATGAAAGTCGAAGTTGAGATTCCTGAGAACTTTCTTGGTTCAGTCATTGGCGATTTATCTTCCCGCCGCGGACAGGTAGAAGGCCAGTCCATCAACAGTGGACAATCTAAGGTTCAGGCCAAAGTACCACTTGCAAAGATGTTCGGCTATGCCACCGAGCTCCGATCTATGACTCAGGGTCGGGGTATCTTCTCGATGGAGTTCAGCCACTACGAGGAAGTTCCTCGCAACGTCGCTGAAGCCATCATCTCCAAGAATCAGGGCAATTCCTGATCTCTCAACCCACTCCATCTTTAAAAACAAAATGGCTCGCGAGAAGTTCGAGAGGAACAAGCCTCACGTCAACATTGGTACGATCGGTCATGTCGACCACGGCAAGACTACGCTCACTGCCGCAATTACTAATGTACTTGCCAAAAAAGGGCAGGCCAAAGCCCAAGACTACAGCGACATCGATGGCGCACCTGAGGAGCGTGAACGTGGCATTACCATCAACACTGCTCATGTTGAGTATGAGACTGATGGCCGCCACTACGCACATGTGGACTGCCCTGGTCATGCAGATTATGTCAAGAACATGATTACTGGCGCAGCTCAGATGGATGGTGCAATTCTGGTTTGCGCTGCTACTGACGGTCCGATGGCTCAGACCAAAGAGCATATTCTTTTAGCAAAACAAGTTGGTGTTCCTGCTTTAGTTGTTGCACTGAACAAGTGTGATATGGTCGATGATGAAGAGATCATCGAGCTAGTCGAGATGGAGGTTCGAGAACTGCTCGACAGCTACGACTTTCCTGGTGATAAAATTCCTGTAGTCCAGGTATCTGGCCTGAAAGCTCTTGAGGGTAGCGCTGAGTGGGAAGCCAAGATTGAGGAGCTAATGGCTGCCGTAGACAAATCAATTCCTGAGCCTGAACGTGAGATAGATAAATCCTTCTTGATGGCTGTCGAAGATGTATTTTCCATTACTGGTCGTGGTACTGTGGCCACTGGTCGAATTGAACGCGGCAAGGTAAAGGTTGGCGAAGAAATTGAGATTGTCGGCATTAAAGAGACTCGCAAAACTACGGTTACTGGGGTCGAAATGTTCCGCAAACTTCTTGATGAAGGCATGGCAGGAGACAATGTCGGTCTACTGTTACGCGGCATTCAGAAAGAAGATATAGAGCGTGGTATGGTACTTGTGAAGCCAGGTTCCATCACACCTCATACTAAGTTTGAGGGTGAAGTATACGTATTGAAGAAGGAAGAAGGCGGGCGACATACTCCATTCTTTGCTGGCTATCGCCCACAGTTTTACATTCGGACTACTGACGTCACTGGCCAAATCACAGCCTTTACAACAGACGATGGCTCTGCTGTAGAGATGGTGATGCCTGGCGATCGTATTAAGATGAACGGCGAGTTAATCTCTCCTGTTGCCATTGAGAATGGCATGCGATTTGCTATTCGTGAAGGAGGCCGTACAATTGGTGCTGGCGTAGTAACTAAGATAGTCGAGTAACTTAACTCGGACGGCCCCCAATCTTGCTAGTTACTGGAGGCCGTCTGTAGGCTCACCGAGCTAGATATCACTTGATAGTCTTGTTGTACAGCTCTTAGCCTTAGACCTGAGAAACCTAGTCGCATCTAAATCCTAGGTGTTTTTCCTAAGCTCTTCACTGAATTTATGTCCACTACCATCGCTCAGCAGAAGATACGCATACGTCTGAAAGCATTTGATCGTCGCATGTTGGATCTCTCCTGTGACAAAATTATTGAAACCGCCGACACTACGGCTGCGACAGCAATTGGCCCCATTCCGCTGCCGACAAAGCGAAAGATCTATTGTGTCCTCCGCTCACCTCATGTTGACAAGGATTCCCGCGAGCACTTTGAGACTAGGACCCATCGTCGGATCATTGATATCTATAGCCCTTCGGCAAAGACGATTGATGCGCTAATGAAACTTGATCTGCCTAGCGGAGTCGATATCGAGGTCAAACTCTGACCAAAGTCGAGATCATTGATTCTGATGCCTAGGATTAATTGCCAAACGGCACAAACCTCGTGAGCGACCTCTCCGTCAGGGAACTACCGCTGTTTCCGCTGCCGGATCTAGTCCTGTTCCCCCAAGAGGTCCTGCCTCTCCACATATTTGAGTCTCGTTATAGGATGATGCTAGAGACAGCTCTAGAAACTGACAGGCGTTTTGGAGTAGTACGTTGGGATCCCCGATCACAGTCCATGGCAGAGATTGGATGCTGTGCGGAAATTCTCCAACACCAGACTACTGAAGATGGTCGAAGCTATATAGTCACCTTAGGCCAGCAGCGTTTTCGCGTACTGAACGTCATGCGCGAAGCTCCATTTCGAAGTGCTATGGTCAGCTGGGTCGAAGACGAACTCGTTTCAGATATCAACCCACTTCATCAGCTCAGTCAAGATGTAACAGCGGCCTTAAGAGACGTGGTGCAACTTACAGCAAAGCTTACAGGCGCTGACACAACACTTCCAGAAGATGTTCCAGATTTACCACGAGAGCTGTCATTCTGGATCGGAGCCCATCTCGGTGGCCCAATTGCTGATGAGCAGCAGACCCTATTAGAACTTACTAATACTCAGGAGCGGTTGGAGCGAGAGTTTGCCATGCTCGACCATACCCGCCGCCAGTTAGCTGCTCGCACTGTACTGCGCGATACCCTAGCTAATGTCGATCCCTCTAGTAACTGAATGACAGTCTGGATCATTCTTCTGGCAGTTATTGCAATATTGCTACTAACTCTATACTTATGGAGTAACCATAATCGCCGTTATGAGTCCAGTGCCAGTGTAGCCGCTGCTTATGACGCTTGGACAGAGGATCAGTTGCTAGAAAGGCTTTGGGGAGAGCATGTACACTTAGGACATTACGGAAATCCACCGCGCAGGTGTGACTTTCGCCAGGCAAAAGAAGATTTTGTCCACGCTCTTGTTCGTTGGAGCGGTTTAGACGAATTGCCTGCCGGCTCTAAGCTTCTTGATGTAGGCTGCGGCATTGGTGGAAGTGCGCGCATTCTTGCTCGGGACTATGGTTTCGATGTTATTGGTATTAGTATCAGTCCTGCACAAGTCAGACGGGCTGCAGAACTTACACCCTCTGCCCTCAAATGTAGTTTTCAGGTGATGGACGCCTTAGATTTGCAGTTTAGTGAGGGTTCATTTGACGCAGTCTGGAGTGTCGAGGCAGGTCCTCATATGCCAGATAAGCAACGCTACGCAGATGAATTACAGCGGGTAATGCGAAGAGGAGGCAAGCTGGCGGTAGCAGACTGGAATCGTCGCGACTCCGCAAATGGCAAGCTGTCCCGGTTAGAACAATGGGTAATGCGTCAGTTACTAGATCAATGGTCTCACCCAGACTTCTCTAGCATCACTGGGTTTAGCAAGAACTTAGAGGGTAGTTGCTTCAGCCAGGGTCCTATCATTAGCGAAGATTGGACACAGGCTACATTACCTTCGTGGGCTGATGCAATCCTAGAGGGTAGTCGCCGGCCTGGTGCAGTATTAGGGCTCGGCCCTAGTGCTGTGCTGCAAGGGTTACGAGAGATACCAACCTTGTTACTCATGCGTTGGGCATTTGCTCATGGGCTGATGCAATTCGGAGTTTTTCGTTCCGGAGGCTAAGAGCCTGAGCCAGTACTAAATCTCAGTACTCGGGTAAATTCCAAAGTTTAGTAGATGCTCACATAGTGGGTGTAGGCCTTCAAGCAGTTTATGCATTGCGTCACCATTGTCTGCAGTGAATTCGAGATCTATAAAAAAAATGTACTCACCAAACTCGCGTTTGGAAGGTCGGGATTCGATCCGACGCATGTTTAGTCTTTGTGCAGCTATGCAGGATAGTGCCTGTAGTAGTGCCCCGGGAGCATTGCGGCGCAGCGAGAAAGCTAAGCTAGCAACATCTCCACCATTACGGCGTATTCCTCTCTGAAGTAGTAAAAAACGTGTGCAGTTACCAGCCACATCATTGACTGGGTAGGCAAGCTCAGCAAGACCATTCTTGCTGCCAGCTGCGCGCGAGGCAATTGCGGCACGGAAACGGCTACCTACTACAAGCCGAGCTGCTTCAGCAGTGGAGCTTGTAGGCAATTGAAGTGCTTGGGGTAGGTGGGCTGCTAGCCAGTTGCTGCATTGTGCCAGAGCCTGAGGGTGGGAGAGTACCTCACTAATTTCTAAGATCTCTCCGCTGCTGAGCAGAGCGTGACGAATGGGTAGCAAGATAGAGTGTCGAATACCAAGACCTGGGTAAGCCCATAAAGCATCCAAGCTAGCAGCGACACCTCCTTCAACCGAATTCTCCACAGGTATAACTGCTGCATCACAATGGCCTGCAGCTAGTTGCTCTACTACTGTGCTGAGTCCCTGATGAGCTACAAGCTCAGCATCGTTAAGGTTCTCTAGACGTACAAGAGCATGCGCAGCACACTCCCCAAAAGTACCCTGCGGTCCGAGAAAAGCTACGCGGATCGGCATCGGTAGAGGATACATGAATAGGTAAGATCATGTCGTGTCGGCCACTGTTCATGACCCTGGCCTTCCACGCCAGTCAACATCTGGATCTTTCAATAGATCGAGAGACGGATCGGTTGCCCTCGTATCTGCAGAATCGCAAACAGGTTCTTAGTGCACTACTGGGGACCAGCCAATTAGAGTGCTTAGGCTATAACCGCTTTCGCTATGTAGTTGCTGCCCTGCAAGTCTTTCATTTAAGCATCCGTCCAGTAGTAGTTCTAGATGTTGGAGGTGGAGAGGACAACCTGACAATTCATGCTGTTGATGTCAAGATTGAAGGCATGGGCTTAGTCGATGACTCTGACTTTCAACTAACCTTGAATGCTATTCTTAGAGCCAGAAAAGATGGACTGACAGGCCAGGCAGACTTAGGAGTTCAAGTTGGCCAACTACCTCTGCTTCGATTTATACCGAAACACATATTGGAGAAGACGGGAGAATCAGTCCTTAATGGTCTCTTACTTACAATCAAAGGTCGAGTAGGACAGCAAGTCCTAAAAGATTTCCTAAGTTGGTGTGACAAATATCCAATCTCACTTCAAAACCTTCCGGAGAAATGAACGACGATGTAATGTGGTTGGCCCTAAGAGCAACAGCGCGTCGCGATGTTGTACCGTACCATATCCAGCATGACGCTCAAGCCCATATCCAGCAAAGCGCTTAGCTAAGCGCCGGAGTAGATCATCGCGGGTCTCTTTCGCTAGCACACTAGCTGCTGCAATAGCCATACAATGACTGTCACCATGCACTAAAGTACGCTGTGGGCTATTCCAATTACGCAGTGGTAGGCAGCCATCAACAAGTACTAGATCCGGGGTAGGACCTGGTAAACGCTGTAACGCGCGTAGTATTGCTTGCTCTGTAGCTAACCTGATGCCAACAATGTCGATCTCGCGAGCTGAGGCCTGACCTAATGACCAAGCACTAGCCATGTCCTTGATAAGCGGTACTAGGCGAGCACGACTTGAACGAGAAAGCGCTTTGCTATCTGTCAGTCCCACTTCGTTGAGTGTGTTAGATGCAGATTCAGAGAAAATTACAGCTCCTGCGAAGACAGGACCAAACCAGGAACCACTTCCAACCTCATCCACCCCAGCAATCCATGATGTCTGCTGCATATAGTTCTCTAGTTAGCAGAAGAGCGGCGGCGGCGGCGGCGTGG
Coding sequences within:
- a CDS encoding ribonuclease HII — encoded protein: MQQTSWIAGVDEVGSGSWFGPVFAGAVIFSESASNTLNEVGLTDSKALSRSSRARLVPLIKDMASAWSLGQASAREIDIVGIRLATEQAILRALQRLPGPTPDLVLVDGCLPLRNWNSPQRTLVHGDSHCMAIAAASVLAKETRDDLLRRLAKRFAGYGLERHAGYGTVQHRDALLLLGPTTLHRRSFLRKVLK
- a CDS encoding elongation factor Tu encodes the protein MAREKFERNKPHVNIGTIGHVDHGKTTLTAAITNVLAKKGQAKAQDYSDIDGAPEERERGITINTAHVEYETDGRHYAHVDCPGHADYVKNMITGAAQMDGAILVCAATDGPMAQTKEHILLAKQVGVPALVVALNKCDMVDDEEIIELVEMEVRELLDSYDFPGDKIPVVQVSGLKALEGSAEWEAKIEELMAAVDKSIPEPEREIDKSFLMAVEDVFSITGRGTVATGRIERGKVKVGEEIEIVGIKETRKTTVTGVEMFRKLLDEGMAGDNVGLLLRGIQKEDIERGMVLVKPGSITPHTKFEGEVYVLKKEEGGRHTPFFAGYRPQFYIRTTDVTGQITAFTTDDGSAVEMVMPGDRIKMNGELISPVAIENGMRFAIREGGRTIGAGVVTKIVE
- a CDS encoding ATP-dependent protease — protein: MSDLSVRELPLFPLPDLVLFPQEVLPLHIFESRYRMMLETALETDRRFGVVRWDPRSQSMAEIGCCAEILQHQTTEDGRSYIVTLGQQRFRVLNVMREAPFRSAMVSWVEDELVSDINPLHQLSQDVTAALRDVVQLTAKLTGADTTLPEDVPDLPRELSFWIGAHLGGPIADEQQTLLELTNTQERLEREFAMLDHTRRQLAARTVLRDTLANVDPSSN
- a CDS encoding elongation factor G, with translation MARAFPLERVRNIGIAAHIDAGKTTTTERILFYSGVVHKIGEVHDGAAVTDWMAQERERGITITAAAISTSWQEHRINIIDTPGHVDFTIEVERSMRVLDGVIAVFCAVGGVQPQSETVWRQADRYSVPRMVFVNKMDRTGADFLKVYEQIKDRLKANAMPVQLPIGAEGDLSGIIDLVSNKAYIYKNDLGTDIEEAEIPDNMAKQAAEWRTKLVETVAETDEILIEKFIETGELSREELRRGIREGVLKHGLVPMLCGSAFKNKGVQLLLDAVVDYLPAPVDVPPIQGLLPGGTEAARPSDDHAPFSALAFKVMADPYGKLTFVRMYSGVLQRGSYVLNSTKDVKERISRLVVLKADDREEVDELRAGDLGAVLGLKNTATGDTLCTADEPIVLETLFIPEPVISVAVEPKTKGDMEKLSRALQALSEEDPTFRVSTDQETGQTVIAGMGELHLEILVDRMLREFKVEANIGAPQVSYRETIRAAAKGEGKFARQTGGKGQYGHVVIEMEPGEPGSGFEFVNKIVGGAVPKEYIGPAEAGMKETCESGVIAGYPLIDVKVTMVDGSYHDVDSSEMAFKIAGSMAFKDGVKKCNPVLLEPMMKVEVEIPENFLGSVIGDLSSRRGQVEGQSINSGQSKVQAKVPLAKMFGYATELRSMTQGRGIFSMEFSHYEEVPRNVAEAIISKNQGNS
- a CDS encoding 30S ribosomal protein S10, which translates into the protein MSTTIAQQKIRIRLKAFDRRMLDLSCDKIIETADTTAATAIGPIPLPTKRKIYCVLRSPHVDKDSREHFETRTHRRIIDIYSPSAKTIDALMKLDLPSGVDIEVKL
- a CDS encoding prephenate dehydratase — translated: MYPLPMPIRVAFLGPQGTFGECAAHALVRLENLNDAELVAHQGLSTVVEQLAAGHCDAAVIPVENSVEGGVAASLDALWAYPGLGIRHSILLPIRHALLSSGEILEISEVLSHPQALAQCSNWLAAHLPQALQLPTSSTAEAARLVVGSRFRAAIASRAAGSKNGLAELAYPVNDVAGNCTRFLLLQRGIRRNGGDVASLAFSLRRNAPGALLQALSCIAAQRLNMRRIESRPSKREFGEYIFFIDLEFTADNGDAMHKLLEGLHPLCEHLLNFGIYPSTEI